One window from the genome of Gimesia aquarii encodes:
- a CDS encoding prolyl oligopeptidase family serine peptidase, with protein sequence MIQNFSVLFTLFCQVLWLASLKAAELPAQNGTVSIETQEWPFKPGPRSVKVYLYYPGNKLANVTTETGLMLNLHNWGGTNTSGAGNPAVLTKELNVIAISVDYVQSGSWKTQVGAPYDFGYLQAIDALRALSFVYHELIKEKIPFNSRRIYSSGGSGGGNVTLMCNKLAPHTFTCVVDICGMPRLTDDIAFNLPGGSVLNARYSQDKSSASYLTPGAQEIRYIGNPAHLKVMKDLGHETKIVIIHGTTDSYCLFPDAKQMYENMKAANLDVEAKFVTPQDIDKVVFRSTGHSLGDRTKMMTKFGGEYMIPGREKFRLRKSPTDFELKQDVIYPTSDGRFVVSYADGKPTIHFEPKGTHSKANSDRN encoded by the coding sequence ATGATCCAGAATTTTTCTGTCCTATTCACTCTCTTTTGTCAGGTACTTTGGTTAGCAAGTTTAAAGGCGGCAGAGTTACCTGCTCAGAATGGAACCGTTTCAATCGAAACTCAGGAATGGCCATTCAAGCCAGGACCACGTTCGGTCAAAGTGTATCTCTATTATCCCGGTAACAAACTGGCAAATGTGACTACAGAGACCGGTTTGATGCTCAACCTGCATAATTGGGGGGGAACCAATACTTCGGGAGCCGGGAATCCGGCCGTACTCACTAAAGAACTAAACGTGATTGCGATCTCTGTGGATTACGTGCAAAGTGGTTCCTGGAAAACACAAGTCGGAGCACCTTATGATTTTGGATATTTGCAGGCCATTGATGCATTGCGGGCACTTTCTTTTGTATACCATGAATTGATCAAAGAAAAAATTCCGTTTAACTCTCGTCGAATCTATTCTTCGGGAGGTTCCGGTGGTGGGAATGTGACTTTGATGTGTAATAAACTGGCACCCCATACATTTACCTGTGTCGTTGATATTTGTGGAATGCCACGACTCACCGATGATATTGCATTCAACTTACCCGGCGGCAGTGTGTTGAATGCGCGTTACAGCCAGGATAAAAGTTCTGCCAGTTATTTGACGCCGGGAGCTCAAGAGATTCGCTACATTGGGAATCCCGCACACTTAAAAGTAATGAAAGATCTGGGGCATGAAACAAAAATTGTGATCATTCACGGAACCACTGACAGTTACTGTCTCTTTCCTGATGCAAAACAGATGTATGAAAATATGAAAGCCGCAAACCTGGATGTGGAAGCCAAATTTGTGACTCCCCAGGATATTGATAAGGTGGTTTTCAGATCAACCGGTCATTCGCTCGGTGATAGAACCAAGATGATGACGAAATTTGGTGGCGAATACATGATCCCCGGGCGAGAGAAGTTCCGCCTTCGTAAATCACCCACCGATTTTGAGTTAAAACAGGATGTGATTTACCCGACATCAGACGGACGTTTTGTGGTCTCATATGCAGATGGTAAACCTACCATCCATTTTGAACCAAAGGGCACACACTCAAAGGCCAATTCTGATCGAAATTAA
- a CDS encoding DUF1559 domain-containing protein — protein MDHLVRRKAFTLIELLVVIAIIAILIALLLPAVQQAREAARRSQCKNNMKQLGLAFHNYHDTFKSLPNGSHPTPSYPGGGYHMGWVPKIFPYLDEANRLQSMQGFSPNPITELGPWRISAAPHNGTSEIWGPIPVLACPSSALGDRSPDITNSTLPWIVTHGALHYRGCAGRIEDVTNPTDGNNWRWANTGLIYPLSNTKFRDVTDGLTNTILLGESSSSQGWSSAMKRGWGGIQPWTWGIYWYTDTRRLTLDSKNIQFPINYRGDFGTNHTPYTSYHVGGAHFMMADGSVHFISENIDLTLLKSLGTRAGGEVLGEWN, from the coding sequence ATGGATCATTTAGTGAGAAGAAAGGCGTTTACGTTAATTGAATTATTAGTCGTGATTGCCATCATCGCAATTCTGATTGCCTTGCTCTTACCAGCGGTGCAACAAGCCCGCGAAGCGGCCAGGCGATCACAGTGTAAAAACAATATGAAACAACTCGGTCTCGCCTTCCACAACTACCATGACACTTTCAAAAGCTTACCAAATGGAAGTCACCCCACACCAAGTTATCCTGGTGGTGGTTACCACATGGGCTGGGTTCCTAAAATATTTCCATATTTGGACGAAGCGAATCGGCTTCAGTCAATGCAGGGGTTCTCACCAAACCCCATTACCGAACTCGGTCCATGGAGAATCAGCGCTGCACCACATAATGGAACTTCGGAAATCTGGGGCCCCATCCCTGTTCTTGCCTGTCCCTCATCAGCTTTAGGTGATCGATCTCCGGATATCACCAATTCAACACTTCCCTGGATTGTGACTCATGGAGCACTTCATTATCGAGGTTGCGCAGGTCGTATTGAAGACGTTACGAATCCTACAGATGGAAACAACTGGAGATGGGCGAACACTGGTTTAATATACCCTCTGAGTAACACGAAGTTTCGCGATGTCACAGATGGACTCACAAATACCATTTTGCTCGGTGAATCTTCTTCTTCTCAAGGCTGGTCTAGCGCGATGAAACGAGGTTGGGGTGGTATCCAACCCTGGACATGGGGCATCTATTGGTATACTGATACGCGACGACTTACTCTGGATAGTAAGAACATTCAATTCCCCATTAACTATCGCGGTGATTTTGGAACGAACCATACGCCTTATACCAGCTATCACGTTGGGGGAGCTCACTTCATGATGGCCGATGGTTCGGTGCACTTCATCAGCGAGAACATCGATCTTACATTGCTCAAATCTCTAGGAACACGTGCTGGAGGAGAAGTACTCGGTGAGTGGAACTAA
- a CDS encoding PSD1 and planctomycete cytochrome C domain-containing protein encodes MYDFAYLMISSLGYPSVLKPIASLFKPLIIVFVLLTFDKICLAGEVNFSRDILPILSDRCFHCHGPDHTHREADLRLDQREKATQDRDGTTVIVPGKPEASELFARITTSDPDLLMPPPDSHRKKLTKKQIATLKKWIAEGAEWGRHWAFEKPLKVDLSSTKVNPIDELVQRKLADEGLTLSQLASKRTLIRRLSFDLTGLPPTSEEVESFINDESKNAYLKLVNRLLKSKHYGERMAMWWLDLARYSDTDGFQGDATRTNWPWRDWVVESFNENKSFDQFTIEQFAGDLLPNATPEQKLATCFHRNHMTNGEGGRDPEESRIDYVIDRVNTTGTVWLGLTLGCCQCHSHKFDPVSQADFYSLFAFFNSIDEDGKAGTRAKPYLKYKSPFGKQAIQEAQQVVDERKPLEAAARKQAEREFEPWLVKQTDLVQQGFQSWHLPQTRSLKSIEGTVLTQEADGTVQTSGPNPRQDDYRLIASTNLPRVTGLRLEVFPHTSHTDGKLTRGANGEFILTDVKLQVRRQGSSQLRDIEISSAVADVEKNAKGRKYGKIKDTLDDDPRNGWTTESHDPKQRHMAVFALKEPLVLDDQEELIFVMLHRSTVGNANIGRFRVMLTDQPGQAVRSLNPMPLEELAAVKSGKDSKIDAKLRKRLLNQFLVDHAAYQKRKANLDRANAQLSKVKKAAGDLNVMVLAERKEPRKTFILERGVWDKHGKEVVRSVPEAIFPLPKEKTKDRLDLARWLVSRENPLTARVVVNHLWQMCFGMGLVRTPGDFGLQGERPTHPEVIDWLAVELMEHDWDLQHILRLIVTSQTYQQSSNVSPALLARDPENRLLARGPRFRLPSWMIHDAVLRASGLLNPVLGGPPVMPYQPEGVWAEMFMGRYRYEPSQGAAQYRRSLYAFWRRSSAPTFLFDSAQRRVCEVRPRRTNTPLQALTLLNDLSVLESSRELARTAMAKETTIPKRLDYIARRILSRPLDKREQAVLEREFQMSHKHYRSHPRDAFKLLEVGQPPNNSKVDPGELAAYMVIASMVFNLDEAITHE; translated from the coding sequence GTGTATGACTTTGCCTACCTCATGATTTCTTCACTTGGATATCCTTCTGTTTTGAAACCAATTGCCAGCCTTTTCAAACCATTAATAATCGTTTTCGTCTTATTGACTTTCGATAAGATCTGCCTGGCGGGTGAAGTGAACTTCAGTCGTGATATTCTGCCGATTCTGTCCGACCGCTGTTTTCATTGTCATGGTCCTGATCACACACACCGAGAAGCAGACTTGCGACTTGACCAACGTGAAAAGGCGACTCAGGATCGAGATGGAACGACTGTCATCGTTCCAGGAAAACCAGAGGCGAGTGAATTATTTGCCAGGATTACAACCAGTGATCCTGATCTCTTAATGCCACCCCCCGATTCTCATCGGAAAAAGTTAACAAAGAAACAAATTGCAACGCTTAAAAAATGGATCGCCGAGGGAGCAGAGTGGGGCAGGCATTGGGCATTTGAGAAACCGTTGAAGGTAGACTTGTCTTCTACCAAAGTAAATCCGATTGATGAGTTAGTCCAACGCAAACTGGCGGACGAGGGTTTAACGCTTTCACAACTGGCCTCAAAACGAACACTCATTCGGCGGCTTTCTTTTGATCTAACCGGATTGCCTCCGACATCCGAAGAAGTGGAGTCTTTCATCAATGACGAATCTAAAAATGCCTATCTGAAGCTCGTGAACCGTTTGCTGAAATCAAAACATTATGGCGAGCGGATGGCAATGTGGTGGCTTGATCTCGCGCGTTACTCTGATACTGATGGCTTTCAGGGAGATGCGACGCGTACCAATTGGCCGTGGCGGGACTGGGTTGTGGAATCGTTCAATGAAAATAAATCGTTCGATCAGTTCACGATTGAACAATTCGCAGGCGATTTATTACCGAATGCGACGCCAGAACAGAAGTTGGCTACCTGTTTTCATCGCAACCATATGACCAACGGCGAAGGGGGCCGCGATCCGGAGGAATCGCGAATTGATTATGTTATTGATCGGGTCAACACTACAGGGACGGTCTGGCTGGGATTAACTCTGGGTTGCTGCCAATGTCACTCTCACAAGTTTGATCCGGTTTCCCAGGCCGACTTTTACAGCCTGTTTGCGTTCTTTAACAGTATTGATGAGGACGGCAAAGCCGGTACGCGGGCAAAGCCTTATCTCAAGTATAAATCCCCCTTTGGTAAGCAAGCCATCCAAGAAGCGCAGCAGGTGGTAGATGAACGAAAACCATTAGAGGCTGCCGCTCGAAAACAGGCAGAACGAGAGTTTGAACCGTGGCTGGTTAAACAAACCGATCTAGTACAGCAGGGGTTTCAGTCTTGGCATCTGCCTCAAACCAGATCGTTGAAATCAATCGAAGGAACAGTTCTCACGCAAGAAGCGGATGGCACGGTTCAAACCAGTGGACCTAACCCCAGACAGGATGATTATCGCTTAATTGCTTCCACGAATTTACCACGTGTAACGGGCTTGAGGCTGGAAGTCTTTCCGCATACTTCGCACACGGATGGAAAATTAACCCGTGGTGCAAATGGTGAATTTATTTTGACTGATGTTAAGCTTCAGGTGCGTCGTCAGGGGAGTTCTCAGTTAAGGGATATTGAAATCTCCAGTGCTGTTGCTGATGTCGAGAAAAATGCCAAAGGCCGTAAGTACGGAAAAATCAAAGACACGCTGGATGATGATCCCCGTAATGGTTGGACGACGGAATCGCATGATCCGAAGCAGCGACATATGGCCGTTTTTGCATTAAAGGAACCGTTGGTATTGGACGATCAGGAAGAATTGATCTTCGTCATGTTACATCGTTCGACAGTGGGTAACGCGAACATTGGGAGATTTCGTGTGATGTTGACAGATCAGCCCGGACAAGCAGTGCGATCACTGAATCCGATGCCCCTAGAAGAATTGGCAGCAGTCAAGTCGGGTAAGGATTCAAAAATTGATGCGAAGTTGAGAAAGAGACTGTTGAATCAGTTTCTCGTTGATCATGCAGCTTATCAGAAGAGAAAAGCAAACCTGGATCGCGCGAATGCACAGCTTTCTAAAGTGAAAAAAGCGGCGGGTGACCTTAATGTAATGGTTTTAGCAGAGAGAAAGGAACCTCGCAAAACATTTATCTTGGAACGGGGTGTCTGGGATAAACATGGAAAAGAAGTGGTTCGCTCGGTACCAGAAGCCATTTTTCCGCTACCGAAAGAAAAAACAAAGGATCGTCTCGATCTCGCGCGTTGGTTAGTCTCCCGTGAGAACCCGTTGACAGCGCGGGTCGTCGTCAATCATTTATGGCAGATGTGTTTTGGTATGGGACTCGTTCGGACGCCGGGAGATTTTGGCTTACAGGGAGAACGTCCTACTCATCCTGAAGTGATTGACTGGTTAGCGGTAGAGTTGATGGAACACGATTGGGATTTACAGCATATCCTGCGTCTGATCGTGACCAGCCAGACCTATCAACAGAGCAGCAACGTTTCCCCCGCATTATTAGCCCGCGATCCGGAGAATCGACTGCTGGCGCGCGGGCCCCGGTTTCGTCTACCAAGTTGGATGATTCACGATGCGGTGCTACGAGCCAGCGGATTATTGAATCCGGTGCTGGGAGGTCCACCCGTCATGCCTTATCAGCCAGAAGGGGTTTGGGCGGAAATGTTCATGGGGCGCTATCGTTATGAACCCAGTCAGGGAGCCGCTCAGTACCGACGCAGCTTGTATGCGTTCTGGCGACGATCCAGCGCGCCTACATTTTTGTTTGATAGTGCACAACGTCGTGTGTGTGAAGTGCGTCCGCGTAGAACGAATACCCCATTGCAGGCTCTGACATTGCTGAATGATTTGAGTGTCTTGGAATCCTCACGCGAGTTAGCGCGGACTGCGATGGCGAAAGAGACTACCATTCCAAAGCGGCTTGATTATATCGCTCGTCGTATTTTGTCCCGACCTTTGGACAAACGAGAGCAAGCCGTTTTGGAGCGAGAATTCCAAATGTCACACAAACATTATCGAAGTCATCCACGGGATGCATTCAAACTATTGGAGGTGGGGCAACCGCCAAATAACAGCAAAGTTGATCCTGGCGAGCTTGCCGCTTATATGGTCATTGCGAGTATGGTCTTTAATCTGGATGAGGCAATTACCCATGAATGA
- a CDS encoding heavy metal translocating P-type ATPase gives MIAIHLVLRYGLISAEITQNIPLWLVLSLGGTPLVWGLLVKIIHREFGSDLLAGISIVVSVLLHEYLAGSLVVLMLSGGEALEAYAVRSASSVLQALSKRMPSIAHLKVDSKVDDVPLEQIAIDDTLVIFPHEICPIDGVVLEGHGVMDESYLTGEPYMMSKTPGSQVLSGAINGESALTIRAEKRAVDSRYAKIMQVMQTSEQHRPRMRRMADKLGAWYTPLAVLIGLVAWFLSGDPVRFLAVMVVATPCPLLIAIPVAIIGSISLAARRAIIVRDPTALETADTCRTIIFDKTGTLTYGKPVLTEQLCETGFEPDEVLSLVGSLERFSKHPLAVAIMTAMQEAKTVIHDATEISEPPGEGLQGTVAGQKIQITSRKKLLKQQPDLADQLPPQAGGLECVILINNQYAGIYRFRDTPRTDGLSFINHLSPQHQIHRTMLVSGDRESEVRYLADQVGIDNVFFSQSPEQKLEIVNTETKDTNTIFVGDGINDAPALMAATVGVAFGQNSDVTTEAADVIVMDSSLQKIDEFLHISRRMRRIALQSALGGMGLSILGMLLASAGYLPPVAGAISQEVIDVLAVLNALRVALPPKALIDFKV, from the coding sequence ATGATCGCCATCCATCTGGTGTTGCGCTATGGGCTGATTAGCGCTGAAATTACACAGAACATACCGCTCTGGTTAGTCCTCAGCCTGGGCGGCACACCTCTGGTTTGGGGACTGTTGGTCAAAATAATCCATCGTGAGTTTGGTTCGGATCTACTGGCGGGAATTTCCATAGTTGTCTCTGTTTTATTGCATGAGTATCTCGCAGGCTCTCTGGTTGTATTGATGCTTTCCGGGGGAGAAGCATTAGAAGCCTATGCCGTTCGTAGTGCTTCCTCTGTGCTGCAAGCATTAAGTAAAAGGATGCCCTCGATTGCTCATCTCAAAGTCGATTCGAAGGTTGATGATGTTCCCTTGGAACAAATCGCCATCGACGACACGTTAGTGATTTTTCCACACGAAATTTGCCCCATTGATGGAGTGGTACTCGAAGGTCATGGTGTGATGGATGAATCTTATCTTACGGGTGAGCCCTATATGATGTCCAAGACACCGGGATCTCAAGTGCTCTCCGGTGCCATTAATGGTGAATCGGCTCTCACGATTCGCGCGGAAAAACGGGCCGTGGATTCCCGTTATGCAAAAATCATGCAGGTGATGCAAACATCGGAACAGCATCGCCCCCGCATGAGACGAATGGCTGATAAACTTGGTGCGTGGTACACACCACTTGCCGTTTTGATTGGACTGGTGGCCTGGTTCCTTTCTGGTGATCCTGTGCGATTCCTGGCGGTGATGGTTGTTGCTACCCCCTGCCCGCTGCTAATTGCAATTCCGGTTGCCATCATCGGTTCGATTTCTCTTGCAGCCCGCAGAGCAATCATTGTTCGCGATCCTACCGCGTTGGAAACTGCCGACACTTGCCGTACGATTATTTTTGATAAAACAGGTACATTGACCTATGGTAAGCCGGTACTGACGGAACAGTTATGTGAAACCGGATTCGAACCAGACGAAGTCCTTTCCCTCGTAGGTAGTCTGGAACGATTTTCCAAGCATCCATTGGCGGTCGCCATTATGACTGCGATGCAGGAAGCCAAAACCGTGATTCATGATGCCACTGAGATTAGCGAACCGCCGGGAGAAGGATTGCAGGGAACGGTCGCCGGACAAAAGATCCAGATCACAAGTCGCAAGAAACTTCTCAAACAACAACCCGATCTTGCAGATCAATTACCACCCCAGGCAGGAGGTCTGGAATGTGTGATCCTGATCAACAACCAATATGCTGGTATCTATCGTTTTCGCGATACACCTCGTACCGATGGACTCTCCTTTATTAATCATCTCTCACCACAACATCAAATCCATCGAACTATGCTCGTCTCCGGCGATCGGGAATCTGAAGTCCGCTATCTTGCGGATCAAGTAGGAATCGACAATGTTTTTTTCAGTCAGAGCCCCGAACAAAAGCTGGAAATTGTAAATACCGAAACAAAAGACACCAACACGATCTTTGTGGGTGATGGAATCAACGATGCTCCCGCCCTGATGGCGGCAACTGTGGGAGTCGCCTTTGGTCAAAATAGCGATGTGACTACCGAAGCCGCTGATGTGATCGTGATGGATAGTTCTTTACAAAAAATTGATGAATTTCTACATATCAGCCGTCGTATGCGACGGATCGCCCTGCAAAGTGCTTTAGGAGGCATGGGATTGAGCATACTGGGTATGCTGCTCGCTTCAGCCGGATACTTACCACCGGTAGCCGGAGCTATCTCGCAGGAGGTCATTGATGTACTGGCCGTGCTGAATGCACTGCGTGTTGCCCTCCCGCCTAAAGCCTTGATCGACTTTAAAGTGTGA
- a CDS encoding cytochrome-c peroxidase, translating into MMKLLHHGRYALLLKFSLALGVSIGTAQYKIDQQGVAYAGETKGVSANKSNKVLLGTGDLTSGIPGKGPLTFKEIKEWLNQSENHEILEVSLPLGLSAGTAQIVGLKENPLTRAKIELGRQLYFDRRLSVDNTVSCASCHHPNEGYGRHTQFGVGIKGLEGGRNSPVSYNRILSGAQFWDGRAASLEEQAVGPIANPIEMGNTHENAVKTVKEIPGYQIQFDKIFKEGVTIDNIGKAIASFERTLVTGPSPFDFQEQLRPFLKMDKEDLEDLEEEYKAALALTKANPMSKSALRGRTLFFSEKVNCAACHLGPNLADEKYHNLGVGMTVKNPDLGRYVVTKQEKDKGAFKTPTIRNVALSAPYMHDGAFETLEEVVEHYNKGGHPNPYLSDKVKKLNLSDQDKKDLVEFMKACTGAFPKVESGRLPQ; encoded by the coding sequence ATGATGAAATTATTGCACCATGGTCGGTATGCTTTGTTATTGAAGTTCAGTCTCGCTTTGGGAGTTTCAATCGGGACAGCTCAATATAAAATCGACCAGCAAGGGGTTGCTTATGCCGGAGAAACGAAAGGTGTGTCTGCAAATAAGTCTAACAAGGTGCTGTTAGGCACGGGTGATCTGACATCCGGTATTCCAGGGAAAGGCCCGTTAACCTTCAAAGAAATTAAGGAATGGTTGAATCAATCAGAAAATCATGAAATCCTGGAAGTAAGTTTGCCACTCGGCCTCAGTGCGGGAACCGCACAAATTGTAGGCCTCAAAGAAAATCCTCTCACCAGGGCAAAAATAGAACTGGGCAGACAGCTTTATTTCGATAGAAGGCTGTCTGTAGATAACACTGTCAGTTGTGCCAGTTGTCATCATCCCAATGAAGGATATGGACGTCATACACAATTTGGAGTGGGTATCAAGGGGTTGGAAGGGGGACGTAACTCTCCTGTCAGCTACAACCGCATTCTCAGTGGTGCACAATTCTGGGACGGACGTGCCGCTTCATTGGAAGAACAGGCGGTCGGCCCCATCGCTAATCCGATTGAGATGGGAAATACGCACGAAAATGCTGTAAAAACAGTCAAAGAGATTCCCGGCTACCAGATACAGTTCGACAAAATTTTTAAAGAGGGAGTGACGATTGACAATATCGGCAAAGCCATCGCTTCCTTTGAACGAACCCTGGTCACAGGCCCATCACCCTTTGATTTTCAGGAGCAGCTCCGTCCGTTCCTGAAAATGGACAAAGAAGATCTTGAGGATCTGGAAGAGGAATACAAGGCTGCTTTAGCATTAACCAAAGCAAACCCGATGTCAAAAAGTGCTTTGCGGGGACGTACGTTATTTTTTAGTGAAAAGGTAAACTGTGCTGCCTGCCATTTAGGACCGAATCTGGCAGACGAAAAATATCATAACCTCGGCGTGGGAATGACAGTCAAGAACCCTGATTTGGGGCGTTATGTTGTTACCAAACAGGAAAAAGATAAAGGTGCTTTCAAAACGCCCACCATTCGTAATGTGGCTCTAAGCGCTCCCTATATGCACGATGGAGCTTTTGAAACTCTGGAGGAAGTTGTTGAGCACTACAACAAGGGAGGCCACCCGAATCCTTATCTCAGCGACAAAGTCAAAAAACTGAACCTCTCGGATCAGGATAAAAAAGATCTGGTCGAGTTTATGAAGGCCTGTACTGGTGCGTTCCCCAAAGTAGAATCCGGACGGTTACCTCAATAA
- a CDS encoding ABC transporter ATP-binding protein: protein MSTKSHSSRKQFEQYKTEFHEEHAPQQGKKSSKRERSSWELVRSFFDLLKLHRWSVILSLVTLTIATLLALIPPAATKFVVDYVLDKNPLPPMTPQWIPHEPWPLLVFITISVILISMIRIGLQIWGRWHATRVTKLIQMKVRKDVFAQAVRLPLHRIQELKSGGAASILREDAGSVGELVFGMLYNPWRAIIQLLGSLIILAWVDWRLLLGALFLVPMVYLTHRTWISRIRPQHRKIRAQRVNVDGLATESFGGMRVVRAFGRQRSETSRILRGNHLMGRQELYAWWWSRLIEIVWETVIPVASACLLLYGGWQVLQGQLTLGDLVMFLAYLLMLLGPLAVLAQSAAQFQNSLSGFDRVLDLLAEPREMESSTAQTIGKSEISGRITFENVSFQYPGSEQFALQDISIEVEPGETIALVGPSGAGKTTFCNLVARFYDPTTGRVLLDNSDLTELDVESYRNHIGVVEQDVFLFDGTVADNIGYGDRHTIDAEILHAAEISNAHEFIKDLPQGYQTLIGERGVKLSGGQRQRLAIARAILADPRILIFDEATSNLDTESERLIQASLTSLMQDRTCFVIAHRLSTITHADRIVLFEAGRITEIGTHDDLMEADGKYREMVLLQTSPAEVS, encoded by the coding sequence ATGAGTACGAAATCGCATTCCAGTCGTAAACAATTCGAACAATACAAAACAGAATTTCATGAAGAACATGCTCCCCAACAGGGCAAAAAATCTTCAAAACGAGAACGTTCTTCATGGGAACTGGTTCGTAGCTTCTTCGATCTGCTAAAATTACATCGTTGGTCCGTCATTCTCTCATTGGTCACCTTGACCATCGCCACACTCCTGGCACTCATTCCTCCCGCAGCAACAAAATTTGTCGTCGATTATGTTCTGGATAAAAACCCACTCCCTCCGATGACGCCTCAGTGGATTCCTCATGAACCCTGGCCACTATTGGTCTTTATCACGATTAGCGTCATTTTGATTTCAATGATTCGTATCGGATTACAAATCTGGGGGCGCTGGCACGCGACTCGCGTAACCAAACTCATTCAAATGAAAGTAAGAAAAGACGTATTTGCACAAGCAGTTCGTCTCCCCTTGCATCGTATTCAGGAATTAAAATCAGGTGGGGCGGCCAGTATTCTGCGTGAAGACGCCGGCAGCGTAGGTGAACTGGTTTTTGGGATGCTCTATAACCCCTGGCGTGCCATCATCCAATTATTGGGGAGCTTAATCATTCTGGCCTGGGTGGACTGGCGATTGCTCCTGGGCGCACTGTTTCTAGTCCCCATGGTTTACCTGACGCATCGTACGTGGATCAGTCGAATTCGACCACAGCATCGAAAAATCAGGGCGCAACGCGTGAACGTTGATGGTTTGGCAACAGAATCATTTGGTGGCATGAGGGTCGTCCGTGCCTTTGGCAGACAGCGTTCAGAAACAAGCCGCATTTTACGCGGGAACCATTTGATGGGACGCCAGGAATTGTACGCCTGGTGGTGGTCGCGACTCATTGAAATCGTGTGGGAAACCGTGATCCCCGTCGCGTCGGCATGCCTGCTTTTATATGGTGGCTGGCAGGTACTACAAGGACAACTCACCTTAGGTGACCTGGTGATGTTTCTTGCCTATTTATTAATGTTACTGGGTCCATTAGCGGTACTCGCTCAAAGCGCAGCTCAGTTTCAAAATAGTCTCTCCGGTTTTGACCGCGTGCTCGATCTATTAGCAGAACCCCGTGAAATGGAATCATCCACCGCGCAAACGATTGGCAAATCAGAGATTTCCGGACGGATCACGTTCGAAAATGTCAGTTTCCAATATCCCGGCTCAGAACAATTTGCATTGCAGGATATCTCTATCGAAGTTGAACCGGGTGAAACCATTGCGCTCGTCGGTCCCAGTGGTGCCGGCAAAACCACGTTCTGCAATCTTGTCGCACGCTTCTACGATCCAACCACAGGACGTGTATTACTCGATAATTCCGACTTAACAGAGCTTGATGTCGAAAGCTATCGTAATCACATTGGCGTCGTAGAACAGGATGTCTTTCTTTTTGATGGAACGGTGGCCGATAACATTGGCTACGGGGACCGTCACACTATTGACGCGGAAATCCTACACGCAGCAGAAATTTCCAACGCACATGAATTTATTAAAGATCTTCCCCAAGGCTATCAGACGTTAATTGGTGAACGCGGCGTCAAGCTAAGTGGAGGACAAAGACAACGGTTGGCCATTGCCCGTGCGATTCTGGCAGATCCACGTATTTTAATTTTTGATGAAGCAACCAGTAATCTCGACACAGAAAGTGAACGATTAATCCAGGCGAGTCTGACTTCATTAATGCAGGATCGTACCTGTTTTGTGATTGCACACAGACTCAGCACAATTACGCATGCGGACCGCATCGTTCTATTTGAAGCAGGACGTATTACGGAAATTGGCACTCATGATGATCTTATGGAAGCAGACGGAAAATATCGCGAGATGGTACTGCTACAAACCAGCCCCGCTGAAGTCAGCTAA